AAATGACGGCCATATCCGAATGGATGCCATTCACCTCTCCCTTGTCGATCGTAATGAGCTCCTGCCATTGATCAGGGTTTCTGGCAATGACTGTCGCCTGAATCGTGTTATATGAGCGGAGATTTTCCTTCTTCTCAAGGACCGCCCTTAATTCTTCATTATCCTGTTTCAGGTCTTTCACCTTTGTTTCAAGCTTCACCAGTTCATCCAACCGTGTTTTCAGCTTTTCGTTTTCTATATATGTATTCTGAAGGTCTTGAACATTATCAACGACTCCCGCAACATAATTCACAGGTTTTGAAACCAACGACTGTCCGAATCCTACCATGTCTTTCACAAACTGCTCTGGCCAGCTGATGCTATCCCGCTCCCGCAGGGAAAATCCAATCAACCCCACAAGGACGATGACACTGACGAGCAGGATGATCAAACGTTTATTCAGGAAGAATTGTGGCATGATGTACACCTCAACCTTTTCTCATTCTAGTAAATACTATATCAAAATTCGTCTGTTTTTGATATCATTCGTCAAACTCTTCATGTTTTTTTGAAAAAAGATGGGGCCGGCCTTAAGGATGCGTTTGCTTCCTTAAGGAGACGTCCCCCGTTTCATTGATGTTCAGTTTTATTTTCCGCGGTTTTTAAAGAGGTGAATATGGTCAAGGGCTTTCCCTGTACCAATCGCCACACAATCCAAAGGCTCCTCTGCAATGAGCACAGGCATCTTCGTTTCATCGCTGATCACTTTATCGAGGTTGCGAAGGAGTGCCCCTCCCCCTGTCAGCACGATACCACGGTCCATGATATCTGCCGCAAGCTCAGGCGGAGTCTTCTCAAGCGTGCTCTTGACGGCATCTACAATCGTGTATACGGTGTCACGAAGTGCAGAAGCAATTTCCTCTGCGGTTACTTCAATCGTTTTAGGTAAACCGGTCAAAAGGTCACGACCTCGTATCTCCATCGGCTCAATTCCTTCAGAGTCCCCTGCAGAACCGACTTCCATCTTGATCGTCTCAGAAGTACGGTCACCGATCATCAGGTTATATGTTTTGCGGATATAGTTGATGATGGCATCGTCCATTTCGTCACCTGCCACACGGATCGATTGGCTCGTCACGATCCCGCCTAATGAAATGATCGCCACTTCAGTCGTTCCTCCACCGATATCGACGACCATGCTTCCCGTCGGCTCCCATACTGGAAGGTTCGCACCGATCGCCGCTGCGAAAGGCTCTTCGATCGTGTAAGCATCACGGGCGCCTGCTTGTCTCGTCGCATCGATTACCGCTCTTTCTTCTACACCGGTAATCCCTGACGGTACACATACCATGACGTAAGGCTTTCTGGAAAATGCACTTTTGTTCCGCGTCGCCTGTTTTATGTAATATTTCATCATCGTCGCGGTTGTCTCGTAGTCTGCGATGACTCCGTCTTTCATCGGGCGAAGCGCCACCACATTCCCTGGTGTTCTACCAATCATATTTTTCGCGTCGTTTCCGACTGCGACAATTTGTTTATTATCTGTTTGAAGAGCAACAACTGAAGGTTCGCGAACGACAATCCCTTTGCCTTTCACATACACCAATGTGTTAGCTGTTCCTAAATCAATCCCTAAATCTTTCGTTCCTAACATGGATAGTATCTCCCTTTCTGATACAAATTGGCTGGTTTTTCATTGTTTTTATGTGTTTTCATAAGAGAGTTGTCCAAACACTCTCATCGCAATTTTCATCACAATAGTTGTTCTTTCATGCATAACGAAAAGACTCATTCCCTCGTAGAATGACTCTCTCTTATCAAGGTTGGTCCGTTATTAGAATCACCATATTGTTTGTAAAAATCATAAGCTTTATTATATCGCAACAAGGAAAAAAATCATAGTGTCATAAATACCCTTTTTCCTTTAAGCTGATGAAACGCTTCTCCCCTATTATAAGGTGATCAAGGATGTCAATGCCAATGATACGGCCGCATTCCACTAATCGTTTCGTCACTTCTATGTCTTCCCTGCTCGGGGTCGGATCACCGGATGGATGGTTATGGATACAGATGATGGAAGCTGCAGAGCGGCGGAACGCTTCTTTAAATACCTCCCGGGGGTGAACGATAGAGGCATTGAGGCTTCCGATAAAGATGGTTTGTTTGTGGAGAACTTGATTTTTCGTATTGAGGTAGAGACAGACAAAATGCTCCTGGGATAGGAATCTCATATCATTCATGACATAATTGGCCCCGTCTTCAGGTGAACGGATGCTGTATCTGTCGTCAAAACCAAGGTTGCTGATCCGGCGGCCAAGCTCGACCGCAGCCATGATCTGCACCGCCTTGGCAAGACCGACACCCTTTGTCTTCGTGATTTCCTCTAAGGAGGCGCCCTTCAATAAGTTCAAGCCGTCAAAATGGTTCAGCAGTCTGTTCGAAAGCTGTAGGACCGACTCGGATTTCGTACCGGTCCGAAGCAGTATCGCAAGCAGTTCCTGATTGGATAAGCTCGTCGCACCGCTTTGGATCAATCTTTCACGGGGTCTTTCATCCTGGGGGAAATCCCGGATCATCAGCCTGTTCTCTTCTTGCTTGTCAATCGTTTTAACCATTGGCTCCTCCTTTTCTTACGTGCAGGAGTCACTCTGAAAGAAGGTATCCCATTTGAATCAGCGTCCGGTTCAACCGGGAAATCGGCAGGCCGACGACCGAAAAATAATCGCCTTTGATGCTTTTGACAAATTTCGCCCCGATTCCTTGTATACCGTAAGATCCGGCCTTATCAAAGGGTTCTTCCGATGCAATGTATTCATCGATCTCTTGGGCTGTCAACTCCCAGAACGTAACGTCGGTTTTTTCATAAAAGATTTCTTCCACATCTCCGTGGATGATGGCAACGCCGGTAAAGACTTCATGGTCGGAACCTGAAAGCATTGACAGCATTTCCTTCGCTTCCTCTTTTGATTCAGGCTTTCCAAGGATCTTCCCGTCCTTGGTCACAACGGTATCCGATCCGATGACATAGTGTTCAGGGTGATGCTGAGAAATGTCCTTTGCTTTTTTCCTCGCAAGATACATGACTGCTTCATGGGGCAGAAGATCGGGTGAGAATGTTTCTTCAACAGCAGAACTGATGACGGAAAAAGAGAGTTGGATTTGTTGAAGGAGTTCCTTTCGACGAGGGGATTGTGAGGCGAGTATGAGGTTGGACACCAAACCATTCCTTTCAGCTTGTAAATGGGAGATACAAGAATATACTACCAAATCCAATCTCTGTAAACAAGTATAAAGAGAGCGTCTCCGCTCTCTTGAATGATTGTATGATTTCCCGGAAAATAGTCAGAATCAGTCGAAATTACAAACCGCTGTACAGCTCGAGATACTGTAACAGCTCCCCTTGTGCCTTTGCCGCATCTCCCTGTCCCCCTTCAGATACAGTCAAATTCCCGGCATTGACAAGGGATTTCTGCATGGAGGCCATGGATTCCTGGCTTACCTTGATGTCTCCAATCTCCTTCACACCTTGTTGAATGGCGGCAATCGCTGCCTCATCCGGTCCACTGCCGACGACACCAAGGCTGCTTGCCTGCGCAATGGTCTGATAGAGTGCATTGCCTTTCTCCAAAAATACTTTTTCTTCCTTCGAGGCATTGATTCCTTTGGAGCCAAGAACGAAGTCCTTTGCGTATACATCGACCCCCTGCTCCTTCAGTTTGGCCCCGAGTGATTTTGCCGTTTCCAAATCTCCTGATACACCGAGCAGCAGGAAAAATTGTCCGTCTTTTTCCACACTTGCATTGTTTACACTTATACCATCCAGTTGATCCTTCATAGCATTTAACGAATCCTCTTTCGTATACAAACCACCTTGTAGAATAGCAATATTGAAATCAGGCACCTCGACTGCAGTCACTGCCTGCTGTCCTTCACCGCTTCCCTGGGCCGTATTGTCCTGCAGGGAAGCAGCAGGCGCCGCCGGAGTATCGGTTGTCGTGATCACCTTCAGTGTGCCAAAGCCTAGCACTGCCCCTACAACGATAGCACCTATCAACGACAGGAGAAGATTGACAGAGTCCTGAAAAGGATTTTTGAAACTCTTCCGTTTCTTTTTTGAAGGGTTCACATAATTGATCTTTTTATATTCCTTTGGGGGCTCAGGTCCCTCATCCGGAAGGATCCATTCGAAACCATTCTCCTTTGCCTCTTCTCCGGCAGCAGCCTCCGACTCTCCAAGCTTCCAATCATGCACGAGCAGATCTTCCTCGAATTTCGTTTTTTCACCATTAATTTTAATAGTAATGTTTTTGTCGTTTTTCCCCCTTTTATTCATCATCGCCACCCTCCTTTAACTATTTTTTTCCATGCTATCACATCCCATAAAAAAAAGAACAAGACTTTTGTCGTCTTGTCCTAATAGGTTTTCGTCAAATTATTCAGTTTTTCCTCAGGGACTGAATCGTAAGGGTGGAAAACGGGATTTCTTCTTTATCTCCTTCTTCATTGGAGCATAGATTGTACTCATCACCGACCAAACAGATCGAAATCACACTCTCCCCATCAGCGAGGACATAGGAATTGTCATCCGGTGACAGGACAGTTTTTGAATGTGGATCTAAAATCGGCTCGATCAAGTTGGCATCCACCAATTCTTTGTAGGTGATTTTATTGATGCTCTTTTCCTGAAGCACTGCATCCTTCGCATAATACTGTGCCGAGCTTTTCATCGTGAGTGCGTTCGCGACGAATGCCTGTTTTTTTGATTTATCAATGATGTTGTTAATGGCGAGGATGGCAATAACCGCTATGATTCCCAGTATGACGATCACTGCAAGCAATTCCACAAGCGTATAGCCTTTTTCATTCTTTGTCATCATTCATCAAACCTTTAATTGATCTTTACATTCTCTGAATTTTGTTGCGGGAACTGCTGAAAAGGATTCTTTTTGTTCGATGGCAACGGTGTATCAAGCTTCGGCAGTTCACTTTCCAACTCCACAAGTCCTGGTAAATAAAATGCTGAGACAACCAGGTTCAACTGAATATTCTCCACATCCTCTTTATATTGGAGGATTTCAGCAGGCCCGCTGAAGGAAATTTGCTCAACTTCCACGATCCGGTGCAATTCTTCTAGTTCCTGGATGAATTTCTCAATTTCAAAATAGCTTTTTGCTTCAATGGCAAGTGTCGCAGTAAGCTTTTGAATCCCCGGCGGCAGCATATCTCCAGGAGGCGGGTTTCCTTCGACACCTTCTCCTTCAGCCACCTCTCCCTCTGCAGGAAGAGCTGATCCTTCGGTCATGGGCAAGGTGACAGACCCTTCTGAAAACGCCATCGACTTGATGAAGCTGTCAGAGACGATCTCGGCTTTTTCAAGGTCGATCAACAGCTGTTGCGTCATTGGTTTGACCGGTACCTTTTGCTGAAGGGAGCTGGAGTTTTCGAATGAGTCCTGCTTGATGGAAGCGATCTTGCCATCCAATGCTTCAATCAACTTCTTCTCTGTGTTGATGTCATTTTGAACATTTTCCCTTTGGTTCTTCACCGGAAGATAGAAAAACCAGACAGCGCTGAAAATCAGGCCGATCATCAGTACGAGGGCAGTACCGATCGCAATCCATTCTTTTTTTGAAAACCGGATGCTCATTCCGAATCGCCCCCTTGCTCTTCGGTTTCATTTTCCTTACTCTTAATCGCTTCTCTGTTAAGGGTCAGCTCATATTGAGCCGTGTACCTCGGCAGGATGACTTCCGTATTGATGACATTTTGAATTTCACTTCCGGATATCTCTTCTGTTTCCACAGCTAATAGATTCGCATCCAGTATGTATTCCGATTCCTTCAAATGGGTTAAATAATAGGCTGCTTCCCTGCTCGTGTCGAATTGGACGGTTACTCCGACTCTTCCATTTTCCCCGTAGGTGAATTCTTTCATGAATCCACGTTCTGGAAGCAACTCTACCAATCCATCAAGGACAGGAACTGTTTCGATTGGATAGCTTTCAGCCCAGCCGACTGCGCTTTCGAGCTGAACCCAGGCGTCGGATGATTCGAAATTGGAGATGCTTTGCTCCTTTTCTGCCCGCAGCTGCTTGTAGCCTTGAAGTTCACTGCTCAAAGCATCTACCTTTTTTCCCTCATTGGAAGACAATATGAATAAGAGAATAAGAGCGATCAGTCCGACAGCTGCAATGCCGATCACCGCAAAGAGCCACTGCCGGTTTCTTTTTTCACTTTGAGGTAATAAATTGATTTCGACGAGCACTATATCACCTCTTTTAAACCTAAACCAATTGCTAGCAGGAATTGGTCAGATAATCTTTGGTCCGTATGGATATCCCGCGCTTCTGAAGGGACGTGGATGACCCCGATGTCAAAGCGGTCGGACAGCAGTTTGTGAATATCGCCGGTCATCGGATGATCGCCTGCCACAAAGATCTTGTTGATGGCCGCTTCATCATTGGTGAGTGTATACCGGTAGAAACTGATCACTTTATCGATTTCTTTCACCGTCTCATCAAAGGGACGGGATTGAAAGCCGCTGTGATTCATCGAAGAATCCTCCATCACTTCCCGGTCATGGGAAATGCCGATCGGCCTGAAAAAGACCGGCTGATGGTCATGGAAGATCGATACCGTCACATTATTCTGGGTGAAGTAGAGGAGCATTTCGTGCTGGGCACGATGTGTGATATCCAGTGAGTGGATATAACGGTAGTATGCAAGTGGACTGATATCGGCGACGACAGGCTTCAAATGTGCGTCTGATAGCAGCTGCTGATAGTCAAGGACGATATCTTCCGGTGCTGCGACAAGGACGATTTCTTTCTTATCATCCTTATTCCCCACAACCACCACATCAAAGATTGGATTTTCAAAGGGAAGATGGATGCTCGTCCCGATTTCAAGGAACAAATGGCTTTTCACTTCATCGTCTGCGATGTCTGAGGAAATCGTCATTTTCCTTACAATCATTTGAGTGTTGGGCACGATGAATTGAACTTCACGCTTCTTGATCCCCCACTCAAGGACACATTCTTCCAATAAGGCCTGTAACGCTTCTTTTTCAATGATTTTCCCATCTGAGATCATCCCGTCCGCTATCCGCTTCTCTCCATGTTTGTAAATGTGTAATGGAGATACAGATTTAATTTCCACAAACCGAATCCATTGATCACTGATGACGAGATTGATTTTATTATTATGTTTATTGAAGAGACGTGATAACATCTTGGATAACCCCTTTTAGCTGTATAAAGAAAAATACCAATGCAGGATTGGTTGATGAAAGAAATATGCGAGTAGTGTACCGATGACAATGTACGGACCGAACGCGATCGGTTCACCCCTTTTGAAATACCCGGTCATGAGGCCGGTGATCCCGACCACTGCCCCAAAGAGCGTTGCGAGAAAAAAGGAGAGAAGCATCAGTTTCACCCCCACAACGAACCCGATGACAGCGAATAATTTGATATCTCCGCCGCCCATTCCACCTTTACTGATGATCGCGATGAGCAGCAGCAGACTGAAGCCTGCTATGGCCCCTGCCAGACTGTCCCACCATGGATCAAGGGGAATGAAAATCCGTTCGATGATGAAAAGGACCGAGAAAAACAATAGCACCTTGTCAGGAATGACCATATACTTGATGTCGCTGACCGTGATGATCATAAAAAGTGAGACCAGCGTCAGAGCGACAACAAGCTCCGGCTGGGCACCAAACTTGAGATAAGACAGCAGAAATAATAGTCCGGTAGACAATTCCATCAATGGATAGAGAGGAGAAATGCGCCCCTTACATTGAGCGCATTTTCCACGTTGCATCATATAGGATAGTACAGGTACAAGCTCCCTGGCCGTCAGTGTATGATGACAATACGGACATGCGGACCTTGGTTTGACGATCGATTTTTTAAGCGGAATCCTGAGGCCTGCTACGTTGTAGAAGGAGCCTAGGAGGAGACCGTAGATTAGTATAAAAAGTACCATATAAATAATTATGGTGTGTTATTTGTTACAGCTGCTCTGTTAACCTCTGCAGCAGATAAAGGGATATTTCTCTTCGCACCATATAATTGAACATCATAAGTAAATTTACCACCGTTATTTGTTATTTTAACAAATGAAGTATTTCCAGTGATTTCACCAAAGCTAGTTTGAGCGACTGTTCCTCTCTTGTATCCATCAGTATCTGTTTTTCCACCATCTGGATCATCCATTGTTTCTAAATATCCTTGAGCCTCTAAATACCCTAAACTAACGTAGGTTGAAGCACCGCTTGCCGGGTGAATTTTATCATTTGAAGTAACAGCAATTTTAGCTGAGCTAATCATTTGCTGAGCATTAGCAACGTGTGCATCTTTTCTCGAGTTATCGATCAACCCGCCAATACTAGGAATCGCAATCGCAGCGATAATCCCCAAAATAACGACAACTGCAAGTAATTCAATAAGCGTCAATCCACGTTCATTTTTCAGTTTTTGACCTAATTTTTTTAACATGATAATTCCTCCTGTTTTGTTATCTTTTTCTAAAATCTAGTAATCTAGTACTAGTATACAACACTCATCCGACAAAAATATCAATTTTTTTGCAAAATGATAGTTGTTTTTTAATAGTTTTGGACACTGTTGAAGATTTCGAACATCGGGACGAGGATCGAAGTCACGATGGTGCCGACCAGTCCTGCGAGCATGACAATCATGAGCGGTTCGATCAATGATTTCAACCGGTCTGTCGTGCTCTCGACTTCCTTTTCATAGAAGTCGGCAACTTTGGCGAGCATCGCGTCCAGCGAGCCCGTTTCTTCCCCAATGGCAATCATCTGGGTCACAAGCGGCGGGAACGCCCAATGGCGCTTCATCGGTTCTGTGAGGGATATCCCCTTTTCCAATGACCGTCTTGATTCACCGATCACTTTGGATATGACCTCGTTTTCCACGACCTTCTCGACGATGGCAAGTGCCTGCAAAATCGGGACTGAGCTTGTGAACAAGGAACTTAAGGTCCTTGTCATCCTTGCGAGTGCCGCTTTTTGCAACATTTTCCCGAAGATCGGGATTCTGAGGATCGCATAGTCGAGATAATATTTCGTTTGCTTGTTCCGTCGTAACATGGCAAGCGTGACGGCAACCGCCACGAAAAGTAAGATGATCAAATACCAGAACTTTTGCATAAATTCACTCGAGCTGATGACAAACTTGGTGATCGCCGGCAGCTCGCCGCCGAAGTCGGTGAGCATATTGACGAAAGTCGGCACGACGGCGGCCAATAGGAAGATGACGACGCCGATTGCAATGACGCCTACAACCATCGGGTAAGCGAGCGCCGAGATGATCTTCTGCCTGGTGATATGCTGCTTTTCATAATGGGTGGCGAGCCCTTCCAGCGTTTCGTCGAGACTCCCTGATGCTTCCCCGGCTTTCAGCATATTGATAAGTAACGGTTCAAAAATCTTTTTATGGCGGGCGAATGCATCAGACAACGGATTACCGTCCCTCAATTCATCCTCTATCTCCATCAGTGCTTTACCTAGTGCCTTACTTTCTGTTTGTTGGGCAAGGATGTGGGTAGATTCGACGACGGTGACCCCCGCTTGAAGGAGCGTAGAAAACTGCCTCAGGAAAATAACGAGGTGCTGCAGCTTCACAGGGTTGCCGATCGTGATATCCTTCGTCATCAGCGTTTCCGGCAGTTCCATGATGTCTACGACCCTGACTTCCTGCTTTTTCAGCTGGATGAGTGCATCCTTTTTCGTCGAGGCAGTAATCACTCCGGATTTTTTACCCGATTGATCCCGGCCTGTATATTTAAAACGTCCCATTTATTGAG
The nucleotide sequence above comes from Bacillus sp. KH172YL63. Encoded proteins:
- a CDS encoding prepilin peptidase, translating into MVLFILIYGLLLGSFYNVAGLRIPLKKSIVKPRSACPYCHHTLTARELVPVLSYMMQRGKCAQCKGRISPLYPLMELSTGLLFLLSYLKFGAQPELVVALTLVSLFMIITVSDIKYMVIPDKVLLFFSVLFIIERIFIPLDPWWDSLAGAIAGFSLLLLIAIISKGGMGGGDIKLFAVIGFVVGVKLMLLSFFLATLFGAVVGITGLMTGYFKRGEPIAFGPYIVIGTLLAYFFHQPILHWYFSLYS
- a CDS encoding rod shape-determining protein, with protein sequence MLGTKDLGIDLGTANTLVYVKGKGIVVREPSVVALQTDNKQIVAVGNDAKNMIGRTPGNVVALRPMKDGVIADYETTATMMKYYIKQATRNKSAFSRKPYVMVCVPSGITGVEERAVIDATRQAGARDAYTIEEPFAAAIGANLPVWEPTGSMVVDIGGGTTEVAIISLGGIVTSQSIRVAGDEMDDAIINYIRKTYNLMIGDRTSETIKMEVGSAGDSEGIEPMEIRGRDLLTGLPKTIEVTAEEIASALRDTVYTIVDAVKSTLEKTPPELAADIMDRGIVLTGGGALLRNLDKVISDETKMPVLIAEEPLDCVAIGTGKALDHIHLFKNRGK
- a CDS encoding type II secretion system protein; the protein is MLKKLGQKLKNERGLTLIELLAVVVILGIIAAIAIPSIGGLIDNSRKDAHVANAQQMISSAKIAVTSNDKIHPASGASTYVSLGYLEAQGYLETMDDPDGGKTDTDGYKRGTVAQTSFGEITGNTSFVKITNNGGKFTYDVQLYGAKRNIPLSAAEVNRAAVTNNTP
- the radC gene encoding RadC family protein; translation: MVKTIDKQEENRLMIRDFPQDERPRERLIQSGATSLSNQELLAILLRTGTKSESVLQLSNRLLNHFDGLNLLKGASLEEITKTKGVGLAKAVQIMAAVELGRRISNLGFDDRYSIRSPEDGANYVMNDMRFLSQEHFVCLYLNTKNQVLHKQTIFIGSLNASIVHPREVFKEAFRRSAASIICIHNHPSGDPTPSREDIEVTKRLVECGRIIGIDILDHLIIGEKRFISLKEKGYL
- a CDS encoding type II secretion system F family protein; its protein translation is MGRFKYTGRDQSGKKSGVITASTKKDALIQLKKQEVRVVDIMELPETLMTKDITIGNPVKLQHLVIFLRQFSTLLQAGVTVVESTHILAQQTESKALGKALMEIEDELRDGNPLSDAFARHKKIFEPLLINMLKAGEASGSLDETLEGLATHYEKQHITRQKIISALAYPMVVGVIAIGVVIFLLAAVVPTFVNMLTDFGGELPAITKFVISSSEFMQKFWYLIILLFVAVAVTLAMLRRNKQTKYYLDYAILRIPIFGKMLQKAALARMTRTLSSLFTSSVPILQALAIVEKVVENEVISKVIGESRRSLEKGISLTEPMKRHWAFPPLVTQMIAIGEETGSLDAMLAKVADFYEKEVESTTDRLKSLIEPLMIVMLAGLVGTIVTSILVPMFEIFNSVQNY
- a CDS encoding Maf family protein, coding for MSNLILASQSPRRKELLQQIQLSFSVISSAVEETFSPDLLPHEAVMYLARKKAKDISQHHPEHYVIGSDTVVTKDGKILGKPESKEEAKEMLSMLSGSDHEVFTGVAIIHGDVEEIFYEKTDVTFWELTAQEIDEYIASEEPFDKAGSYGIQGIGAKFVKSIKGDYFSVVGLPISRLNRTLIQMGYLLSE
- the mreC gene encoding rod shape-determining protein MreC encodes the protein MPQFFLNKRLIILLVSVIVLVGLIGFSLRERDSISWPEQFVKDMVGFGQSLVSKPVNYVAGVVDNVQDLQNTYIENEKLKTRLDELVKLETKVKDLKQDNEELRAVLEKKENLRSYNTIQATVIARNPDQWQELITIDKGEVNGIHSDMAVISSTGLIGKIKSVNEFSSTVELISTNNTKNRISTVVQSKEQDINGWIEGYDSKKEEILVKRISNDMKVEKGSKVITSGLGGVFPKGLVIGEVKEVKPDQYGLTQTAYVKPSADFYHLEHVMVIDREIKGVTDEETDGEGEEQ
- a CDS encoding prepilin-type N-terminal cleavage/methylation domain-containing protein yields the protein MTKNEKGYTLVELLAVIVILGIIAVIAILAINNIIDKSKKQAFVANALTMKSSAQYYAKDAVLQEKSINKITYKELVDANLIEPILDPHSKTVLSPDDNSYVLADGESVISICLVGDEYNLCSNEEGDKEEIPFSTLTIQSLRKN
- the pilM gene encoding type IV pilus biogenesis protein PilM: MLSRLFNKHNNKINLVISDQWIRFVEIKSVSPLHIYKHGEKRIADGMISDGKIIEKEALQALLEECVLEWGIKKREVQFIVPNTQMIVRKMTISSDIADDEVKSHLFLEIGTSIHLPFENPIFDVVVVGNKDDKKEIVLVAAPEDIVLDYQQLLSDAHLKPVVADISPLAYYRYIHSLDITHRAQHEMLLYFTQNNVTVSIFHDHQPVFFRPIGISHDREVMEDSSMNHSGFQSRPFDETVKEIDKVISFYRYTLTNDEAAINKIFVAGDHPMTGDIHKLLSDRFDIGVIHVPSEARDIHTDQRLSDQFLLAIGLGLKEVI